Proteins encoded together in one Lepisosteus oculatus isolate fLepOcu1 chromosome 2, fLepOcu1.hap2, whole genome shotgun sequence window:
- the fam49a gene encoding CYFIP-related Rac1 interactor A isoform X2 produces the protein MGNLLKVLTREIENYPHFFLDFENAQPTDCEKEVWNQVNAVLQDSESILSGLQAYKGAGQEIREAIQNPNDIHLQERAWNSVCPLVIRLKRFYEFSLRLEKALQSLLESLTFPPYTPTQHLEKEQALAKQFAEILHFTLRFDELKMRNPAIQNDFSYYRRTISRNRINNMNLDIENEVNNEMANRMSLFYAEATPMLKTLSTATTNFVSENKTLPLENTTDCLSTMASVCKVMLETPDYTSRFNSEDTLLFCMRVMVGVIILYDHVHPAGAFTKTSKIDMKGCIKVLKDQPADNVEGLLNALKFTTKHLNDETTPKAIRAMLQ, from the exons ATGGGTAATCTTCTTAAAGTCCTAACAAGGGAAATAGAAAACTATCCACATTTTTTCCTGGACTTTGAAA ATGCACAGCCCACAGACTGTGAAAAGGAAGTGTGGAACCAAGTCAATGCAGTGCTGCAGGACTCTGAGAGCATTCTGTCTGGCCTCCAGGCATACAAGGGAGCTGGGCAAGAGATAAGAGAA GCAATACAAAATCCAAATGATATCCATCTTCAGGAGAGAGCATGGAATTCTGTCTGTCCATTAGTCATACGCCTCAAGAGGTTCTATGAATTTTCTTTGAGACTAG AGAAAGCATTACAGAGCCTCTTGGAGTCACTGACATTCCCACCCTACACACCAACACAACATCTGGAGAAAGAGCAAGCTCTGGCAAAGCAGTTTGCCGAGATTCTTCACTTTACACTTCGTTTTGATGAGCTGAAG ATGAGAAATCCAGCTATTCAGAATGACTTCAGTTATTACAGACGGACAATAAGCAGAAACAGGATAAATAACATGAAC TTAGACATTGAAAATGAAGTCAACAATGAAATGGCCAACAGAATGTCACTCTTTTATGCAGAAGCCACTCCAATGTTAAAAACTCTTAGTACTGCCACAACAAACTTTGTGTCTGAG AACAAGACTTTACCACTTGAGAACACAACGGACTGCTTAAGTACTATGGCCAGTGTATGTAAAGTTATGCTGGAAACACC ggATTACACAAGTAGATTCAACAGTGAAGATACCTTGCTGTTTTGTATGCGAGTCATGGTTGGTGTCATCATTTTGTATGATCATGTTCATCCAGCTGGTGCCTTTACAAAGACATCAAAAATTGAT ATGAAGGGCTGCATAAAAGTTCTGAAAGATCAGCCAGCAGACAATGTGGAGGGTCTTTTGAATGCACTCAA
- the fam49a gene encoding CYFIP-related Rac1 interactor A isoform X1 — protein MGNLLKVLTCTELDQGPNFFLDFENAQPTDCEKEVWNQVNAVLQDSESILSGLQAYKGAGQEIREAIQNPNDIHLQERAWNSVCPLVIRLKRFYEFSLRLEKALQSLLESLTFPPYTPTQHLEKEQALAKQFAEILHFTLRFDELKMRNPAIQNDFSYYRRTISRNRINNMNLDIENEVNNEMANRMSLFYAEATPMLKTLSTATTNFVSENKTLPLENTTDCLSTMASVCKVMLETPDYTSRFNSEDTLLFCMRVMVGVIILYDHVHPAGAFTKTSKIDMKGCIKVLKDQPADNVEGLLNALKFTTKHLNDETTPKAIRAMLQ, from the exons ATGGGGAATCTCTTAAAAGTTCTCACTTGTACAGAACTTGATCAGGGGCCAAACTTTTTCCTTGACTTTGAAA ATGCACAGCCCACAGACTGTGAAAAGGAAGTGTGGAACCAAGTCAATGCAGTGCTGCAGGACTCTGAGAGCATTCTGTCTGGCCTCCAGGCATACAAGGGAGCTGGGCAAGAGATAAGAGAA GCAATACAAAATCCAAATGATATCCATCTTCAGGAGAGAGCATGGAATTCTGTCTGTCCATTAGTCATACGCCTCAAGAGGTTCTATGAATTTTCTTTGAGACTAG AGAAAGCATTACAGAGCCTCTTGGAGTCACTGACATTCCCACCCTACACACCAACACAACATCTGGAGAAAGAGCAAGCTCTGGCAAAGCAGTTTGCCGAGATTCTTCACTTTACACTTCGTTTTGATGAGCTGAAG ATGAGAAATCCAGCTATTCAGAATGACTTCAGTTATTACAGACGGACAATAAGCAGAAACAGGATAAATAACATGAAC TTAGACATTGAAAATGAAGTCAACAATGAAATGGCCAACAGAATGTCACTCTTTTATGCAGAAGCCACTCCAATGTTAAAAACTCTTAGTACTGCCACAACAAACTTTGTGTCTGAG AACAAGACTTTACCACTTGAGAACACAACGGACTGCTTAAGTACTATGGCCAGTGTATGTAAAGTTATGCTGGAAACACC ggATTACACAAGTAGATTCAACAGTGAAGATACCTTGCTGTTTTGTATGCGAGTCATGGTTGGTGTCATCATTTTGTATGATCATGTTCATCCAGCTGGTGCCTTTACAAAGACATCAAAAATTGAT ATGAAGGGCTGCATAAAAGTTCTGAAAGATCAGCCAGCAGACAATGTGGAGGGTCTTTTGAATGCACTCAA